One part of the Bicyclus anynana chromosome 8, ilBicAnyn1.1, whole genome shotgun sequence genome encodes these proteins:
- the LOC112056824 gene encoding ice nucleation protein-like, translated as MVANYGAGYSTTTVANYGVGYSTTMVANYGIGYSTTMVANYGVGYSTTMVANYGVGYFTTMVANYGVGYSTTMVVNYGVGYSTTMVVNYGVGYSTTMVVNYGVGYSTTMVVNYGVGLTMDFPTMVALEGFKSSSIQGYF; from the coding sequence atggtagccaactATGGAGCTGGCTACTCTACTACTACGGTAGCCAACTATGGAGTTGGCTACTCTACTACTATGGTAGCCAACTATGGAATTGGCTACTCTACTACTATGGTAGCCAACTATGGAGTTGGCTACTCTACTACTATGGTAGCCAACTATGGAGTTGGCTACTTTACTACTATGGTAGCCAACTATGGAGTTGGCTACTCTACTACTATGGTAGTCAACTATGGAGTTGGTTACTCTACTACTATGGTAGTCAACTATGGAGTTGGCTACTCTACTACTATGGTAGTCAACTATGGAGTTGGCTACTCTACTACTATGGTAGTCAACTATGGAGTTGGCTTAACTATGGATTTTCCGACCATGGTGGCATTGGAAGGTTTCAAATCCTCATCCATCCaaggatatttttaa